The Streptomyces sp. NL15-2K genome contains a region encoding:
- a CDS encoding glycoside hydrolase domain-containing protein: MSSHRLSKKGRYIAWATVGAAVVAGAGIAAQTSMAATTWPAQKTFTGRAFDTCTAPSAAAMKAWHTGFYGAAAVYVGGRNRGCAQPNLTASWVKSVNSVGWKLIPIYVGAQPPCQTGSNPEKLTATTAASLGSTDAADAVAKASALGMKAGSPIYLDMEPYDITNKSCNDAVLTYVRSFTKTLRAKIYRAGYYGFSSSSAKAIATATNKTDLPGNLWYALWDKQYTTTADWPWGSTQYTNHSRGHQYMVNSKESRGGYTITVDRDAWDAPVAVVG; encoded by the coding sequence ATGTCCAGTCACCGGCTGTCCAAGAAGGGCCGTTACATCGCGTGGGCCACAGTGGGCGCCGCCGTCGTCGCGGGCGCCGGGATCGCGGCGCAGACCTCGATGGCGGCCACCACCTGGCCCGCCCAGAAGACCTTCACCGGCCGTGCCTTCGACACCTGCACCGCGCCCTCGGCGGCCGCGATGAAGGCCTGGCACACCGGCTTCTACGGCGCCGCCGCCGTCTACGTCGGAGGCAGGAACCGCGGCTGCGCCCAGCCCAACCTCACCGCGTCCTGGGTGAAGTCGGTCAACTCCGTCGGCTGGAAACTCATCCCGATCTACGTCGGCGCCCAGCCGCCCTGCCAGACCGGCTCCAACCCCGAGAAGCTCACCGCCACCACCGCGGCCTCCCTCGGCTCGACCGACGCCGCGGACGCGGTGGCCAAGGCATCGGCGCTCGGCATGAAGGCCGGCAGCCCGATCTACCTCGACATGGAGCCGTACGACATCACGAACAAGTCGTGCAACGACGCCGTGCTGACGTACGTGCGCTCCTTCACCAAGACGCTGCGCGCGAAGATCTACCGTGCCGGCTACTACGGCTTCAGCAGCTCCAGCGCCAAGGCCATCGCGACGGCCACGAACAAGACCGACCTGCCGGGCAATCTCTGGTACGCGCTGTGGGACAAGCAGTACACCACCACCGCGGACTGGCCGTGGGGCTCCACGCAATACACCAACCACAGCCGCGGCCACCAGTACATGGTCAACAGCAAGGAATCACGCGGCGGATACACGATCACCGTGGACCGCGACGCGTGGGACGCGCCGGTCGCCGTCGTCGGCTGA